A genome region from Arachidicoccus soli includes the following:
- a CDS encoding glucoamylase family protein has translation MTQNKEISFHFSWKIILNLFFIFFFVQSTEAQNKPLIYLSFQNEVNDSAFLTMVQKQTFNYFYEGAEPHSGMARERINMDGIYPQNDKNVVTTGGSGFGIMTLLVGEKRGFISKRQLYLRLRRIVYFLEKANTYHGAFSHWYNGKTGQTKPFGTKDNGGDLVETSFLFQGLLCARQYLSAGGKREKALANRINKLWENVDYQWYTHQKNVIYWHWSLKYQWQMDFPIHGFNECLIAYILGACSPTHSIDKVVYDEGWAMNGKIKRNSNYDGIPLQFFHQGDLPNGGPLFWSQYSFLGLNPFGLRDQYGDYGQECVNMAKINYQWCVDNPKHFVGYGKNSWGLTASYSVDGYAGHAPNLKSDLGVISPTAALSSFPYTPKESLSALKCFYYKLGNKIWGKYGFYDSYSETANWYPQKYLAIDQGPIAVMIENYRTRYLWQLFMSCPEVKKGLMKLGFSYKIPED, from the coding sequence TTGACTCAAAACAAAGAAATAAGTTTTCACTTTAGTTGGAAGATTATTTTAAATCTATTCTTTATTTTCTTTTTTGTGCAATCAACAGAGGCACAAAATAAACCCCTTATTTATCTAAGCTTTCAAAATGAAGTTAATGATAGTGCATTTCTAACAATGGTGCAAAAACAAACGTTCAACTATTTTTATGAAGGGGCAGAGCCTCATAGTGGAATGGCTAGAGAGCGAATAAATATGGATGGCATTTATCCTCAAAATGATAAAAATGTAGTTACAACGGGTGGAAGTGGGTTTGGTATAATGACTTTACTCGTTGGAGAAAAAAGAGGGTTTATTTCAAAAAGGCAGTTATACCTGCGACTCAGAAGAATAGTTTACTTTTTAGAAAAGGCAAACACATATCACGGTGCTTTTTCACATTGGTATAATGGAAAGACTGGGCAGACTAAACCTTTTGGCACCAAGGATAATGGCGGAGATTTGGTAGAGACTTCTTTTCTCTTTCAAGGGTTATTGTGTGCAAGGCAATATTTATCTGCAGGAGGTAAGAGAGAGAAAGCATTAGCAAACAGAATAAATAAACTTTGGGAAAATGTAGATTATCAATGGTACACTCACCAAAAAAATGTTATCTATTGGCATTGGAGTCTCAAATATCAATGGCAGATGGATTTTCCTATTCATGGTTTTAACGAATGTCTCATTGCCTACATTTTGGGCGCTTGTTCGCCTACTCATTCAATAGACAAAGTAGTATATGATGAAGGTTGGGCGATGAATGGAAAAATTAAAAGAAATTCAAATTATGATGGAATACCATTACAGTTTTTTCATCAAGGAGATTTGCCCAATGGCGGGCCACTTTTTTGGTCGCAATATTCATTCTTAGGACTAAATCCTTTTGGATTAAGAGACCAGTATGGCGATTACGGACAAGAGTGTGTAAACATGGCAAAAATAAATTATCAATGGTGTGTAGATAATCCTAAACACTTTGTTGGGTATGGAAAAAATAGTTGGGGCCTTACTGCCAGTTATTCTGTAGATGGTTATGCAGGGCATGCACCTAATTTAAAAAGTGATTTAGGCGTAATTTCTCCTACAGCAGCACTTTCGTCTTTCCCTTATACCCCTAAAGAATCTCTATCTGCATTAAAATGTTTTTATTACAAGTTGGGTAATAAAATTTGGGGTAAATATGGATTCTACGACTCTTATAGTGAAACTGCTAATTGGTATCCTCAAAAGTATTTGGCTATCGATCAGGGACCTATAGCAGTAATGATAGAAAATTATAGAACAAGATATTTATGGCAATTGTTTATGAGTTGCCCTGAAGTAAAAAAGGGGTTAATGAAATTAGGATTTTCTTATAAAATTCCGGAGGACTAA
- a CDS encoding glucoamylase family protein: MKNLIILFFSLTLWGACKKGSESPNPTGPSQPTSFDLSSFKVNGTYGGFIYYNVNMTPTIQASFFAPIDETSAINSISLIDAISGATIPISLSFQNGDSSINIRPNNALPALTKFTFTVSGGLESKSKVKIQSPVSASLYTEIDSTAKFPQISDSALLDLVQKQTLKYFWDFGHPISGMARERNTSGDVVTTGGTGFGIMAMIVGVKRGFITRSDAVTRINTIVNFLITKCTRWHGAFSHWINGTTGATIAFGNNNGADIVETSFLMEGLLCARQYFNNIAVANENALKDSINSIWNAIDWNWFTQNDTQNALYWQYNPSYTSTNDIWSIKISGWNEALIAYILGASSSTHSIAEIVYDNGWANMGALKNGNTFYNIMLPLGPNLGGPLFFEHYSFMGLNPEILKDAYADYNLQTKNHTLINRAYCIANPNNNYGYSNLCWGLTASDIQNGYNASSPTNDVGVIAPTAAISSMPYTPTESLAALKFFYYQLGDKIWGQYGFVDAFSLKDLWFASSYLAIDQGPEIVMVENYRSGLLWSLFMSCPEIRQGLTKLGFTY, from the coding sequence ATGAAGAACCTTATCATATTATTTTTTTCTTTGACTTTGTGGGGCGCTTGCAAAAAGGGCAGTGAATCGCCCAATCCAACTGGGCCATCACAACCAACATCCTTTGACCTTTCTTCATTTAAAGTAAATGGAACTTACGGTGGTTTTATTTATTACAATGTAAACATGACACCTACTATTCAAGCATCTTTTTTTGCTCCAATAGATGAAACTTCGGCTATTAATAGTATTTCTTTGATAGATGCAATTTCTGGAGCGACTATTCCTATCAGTTTAAGTTTTCAAAATGGTGACAGCAGTATTAACATAAGACCGAACAACGCTTTGCCAGCCTTAACCAAATTTACTTTTACGGTTAGCGGAGGTTTAGAGTCAAAGTCGAAAGTAAAAATTCAATCTCCCGTAAGTGCTTCCCTTTATACGGAAATAGATTCTACAGCAAAATTTCCACAAATCTCTGATAGTGCTTTATTAGATTTAGTACAAAAGCAAACCTTAAAATACTTTTGGGATTTTGGACATCCTATATCTGGTATGGCTCGAGAGAGAAACACCAGTGGGGATGTTGTAACTACGGGTGGAACCGGATTTGGTATAATGGCAATGATAGTGGGCGTTAAACGTGGTTTTATTACACGCTCTGATGCAGTTACAAGAATTAATACAATTGTAAATTTTTTAATCACAAAGTGTACGAGATGGCATGGAGCTTTTTCTCATTGGATTAATGGAACAACTGGAGCAACTATTGCCTTTGGCAATAATAATGGTGCCGATATTGTAGAAACGTCATTTTTAATGGAAGGCCTATTATGCGCAAGGCAATATTTTAATAATATTGCGGTTGCCAATGAAAATGCTTTGAAAGACTCTATTAATTCTATTTGGAATGCTATTGATTGGAATTGGTTTACACAGAATGATACACAAAATGCTTTGTATTGGCAATACAACCCAAGTTATACTTCTACAAATGATATTTGGAGTATTAAAATTTCGGGCTGGAATGAAGCCTTAATTGCCTATATACTTGGAGCATCTTCTTCAACACATTCTATTGCCGAAATCGTTTATGATAATGGTTGGGCAAATATGGGGGCATTAAAAAATGGAAATACTTTTTACAATATAATGCTTCCACTAGGGCCAAATTTGGGAGGGCCATTGTTTTTTGAGCACTACTCATTTATGGGACTTAATCCGGAGATCTTGAAAGATGCTTATGCAGATTATAATTTGCAAACAAAAAATCATACACTCATAAATAGAGCTTATTGTATCGCCAATCCTAACAACAACTATGGTTATAGCAATCTTTGTTGGGGGCTTACAGCAAGCGATATTCAAAATGGATATAATGCTAGCTCACCAACGAACGATGTTGGAGTAATAGCACCTACAGCAGCTATATCTTCTATGCCATACACACCAACTGAATCATTAGCTGCTCTTAAGTTTTTCTATTATCAATTGGGTGATAAAATATGGGGGCAATACGGATTTGTAGACGCTTTTTCCTTAAAAGATTTATGGTTTGCATCTTCCTATTTAGCCATAGACCAAGGCCCCGAAATAGTGATGGTAGAAAATTATAGATCTGGATTGCTATGGAGTTTATTTATGAGTTGCCCCGAAATACGACAAGGGCTTACTAAACTTGGATTTACTTATTAA
- a CDS encoding LamG domain-containing protein, which produces MSSCQKSFDANSYKPARTFGGYTSSNAVAGANLIDHFSFEGNLKDSVSNIAAVGTGTSYGVGLKGQGLAIGLNHYAIFTPTAKIKQLSSMTIAFWINTPINAAGIQTPISFVNQNQFWGNLDMFFDGQSANSSVFKVHAFGNNGTKEAWLTSWKIANPWDTWLYISLTYDNASSTFSFYVNGTLVGASVQTGFGTPNFANCPDIVLGTIQFQTNPSLTSATTAQGWASNVLGTMDELRIYDKALSSSDIKALYQLEGLGL; this is translated from the coding sequence ATGTCTTCCTGCCAAAAATCATTTGATGCCAATAGCTACAAACCGGCAAGAACTTTTGGAGGTTATACTTCTTCCAATGCAGTAGCAGGTGCCAATCTTATCGACCACTTTTCTTTTGAAGGTAATTTAAAAGACAGCGTTAGTAATATTGCGGCTGTGGGTACTGGTACCAGTTATGGTGTTGGTTTAAAAGGTCAGGGATTGGCGATAGGCTTAAACCATTATGCAATATTTACACCAACTGCAAAGATTAAACAATTAAGTAGTATGACAATTGCTTTTTGGATAAATACGCCCATAAATGCAGCAGGCATACAGACACCTATATCATTTGTAAATCAGAATCAATTTTGGGGGAATTTAGATATGTTTTTCGATGGTCAATCGGCAAATAGTTCTGTATTTAAGGTGCATGCATTCGGAAATAATGGCACTAAGGAAGCGTGGCTCACAAGTTGGAAGATTGCAAACCCTTGGGATACTTGGCTATACATATCACTTACTTATGACAATGCATCCAGTACCTTCTCATTTTATGTAAATGGTACTTTGGTGGGTGCTTCGGTACAAACAGGTTTTGGTACACCTAATTTTGCCAATTGCCCGGATATTGTTTTGGGAACTATACAGTTTCAAACAAATCCAAGTTTGACTTCTGCTACAACTGCTCAAGGTTGGGCTAGTAATGTTTTGGGTACAATGGATGAACTTAGAATCTATGATAAAGCGTTATCCTCATCAGATATAAAAGCATTGTATCAATTAGAAGGTCTAGGTCTATAA
- a CDS encoding RagB/SusD family nutrient uptake outer membrane protein — translation MIRKNKFSIKNTPLFLGITGIIMSSTLLVSCSKNFTGAEASLQGQPTGAAFWAKADATTAARAVTAIYANLRSWNNVGFAAVCIENIGSDDAVKGSVPNDATFINLYDNFTVTSTDGQLDGFWQGQYQNINFCNQVIDNVPNINMDATLKARYIAEAKFVRAYSYFRLVRAFGNIPLVIKLPSTGEELNPKQATATAVYAAIEQDLTDAAAALPTTYGPADIGRATKGAALALHAKVAMYQKKWSDVLTYTKQVMQSGVYSLFPDYYAMFRIANENCSESIFEIQCNYVSGNGDLSNSQYSQIQGNRDANAGWGFDVPTQNLVNAFEVGDPRLQATVMMEGTTTPSGDAVPMASAGAPTMYNMKSYVPFAIATTDNQGADQNFRVLRYADVLLMNAEANNELGNTSDALASLEMVRARARAQSTNPLVDLPKIVTTVQATLRTDIWHERRVELAMENDRYFDVIRRGNAAAVFGSLGWKANKNEVWPIPQIEIDNSGGVLVQNPGY, via the coding sequence ATGATACGCAAAAATAAATTTTCGATAAAAAACACACCACTTTTTTTGGGCATAACGGGAATAATAATGAGTTCTACATTATTGGTCAGCTGCTCAAAAAATTTTACAGGTGCTGAGGCTTCACTTCAAGGACAACCTACAGGAGCTGCATTTTGGGCAAAAGCGGATGCAACGACTGCTGCTAGAGCTGTCACTGCTATTTATGCAAATCTCCGAAGTTGGAATAATGTCGGCTTTGCTGCTGTCTGTATAGAAAATATTGGATCGGATGACGCGGTTAAAGGTAGTGTCCCAAACGATGCAACCTTCATTAATCTGTATGATAATTTTACTGTTACATCGACGGATGGTCAATTGGATGGATTTTGGCAAGGACAATATCAAAATATAAACTTTTGTAACCAGGTTATAGATAATGTTCCCAATATAAATATGGATGCAACTTTAAAAGCTCGATATATTGCTGAAGCGAAATTTGTGCGTGCTTATTCTTATTTTAGATTGGTAAGAGCATTTGGTAATATTCCCTTGGTGATAAAATTGCCTTCTACTGGTGAAGAACTGAATCCGAAGCAAGCCACAGCTACGGCGGTATATGCAGCAATCGAACAAGATCTTACGGATGCGGCTGCTGCTTTGCCGACCACTTATGGCCCAGCAGATATTGGGAGAGCTACCAAAGGTGCTGCGTTAGCATTGCACGCAAAGGTAGCGATGTATCAAAAGAAATGGAGTGATGTCTTAACCTATACCAAACAAGTAATGCAATCTGGGGTATATTCTTTGTTCCCCGATTATTATGCTATGTTTAGAATCGCCAATGAAAATTGTAGTGAATCCATTTTTGAGATTCAATGTAATTATGTTTCTGGGAATGGAGACTTGTCTAATTCTCAATATTCTCAAATACAAGGGAATAGAGATGCGAATGCAGGGTGGGGATTTGATGTGCCTACACAAAATTTAGTAAATGCATTTGAGGTGGGAGATCCAAGATTACAAGCAACTGTAATGATGGAGGGGACAACTACACCGAGCGGCGATGCAGTCCCAATGGCAAGTGCTGGTGCACCTACCATGTACAATATGAAATCCTATGTTCCTTTTGCGATTGCTACCACAGATAACCAAGGTGCAGATCAAAATTTCCGTGTATTGCGTTATGCAGATGTACTGCTAATGAATGCTGAAGCGAACAACGAATTGGGAAATACATCTGATGCCTTAGCTTCCTTAGAGATGGTAAGAGCAAGGGCAAGAGCACAAAGCACAAACCCACTAGTAGATTTACCAAAAATTGTAACTACAGTTCAAGCTACTTTGAGAACGGATATTTGGCATGAAAGAAGAGTGGAATTGGCTATGGAGAATGACAGGTATTTCGATGTGATAAGACGAGGTAATGCGGCTGCCGTATTTGGTTCATTAGGTTGGAAAGCTAATAAAAATGAAGTGTGGCCTATACCACAAATTGAAATCGACAATAGTGGTGGCGTATTGGTACAAAACCCCGGATATTAA
- a CDS encoding SusC/RagA family TonB-linked outer membrane protein, protein MRRFKLLFLLIFFAPLISIGQQLNISGRVIDSSTNAPIGNASISVLGTNRGTIADSLGQFSLQVSQGQTMIVSSINYITKFVVVGDNSSITILMRTIAASTLSDVIVVGYGTQRKLDVTGSIAVIKGDEIAKQASVSPLSGLQGKVAGVQITNSGSPGSSPNITIRGLGTFVGNSKPLYVVNGVWLDDISFLNSADIETISILKDASSEAIYGVRGANGVVLITTKKGVKNGNTHVNYNDYVGYQVANNLPKMVDAYDYAILFNELTRASGGTNFLDSSQFSTGTNWFDQTLRNGIITNHNISVSGGGEKNNFNLSLGYLNQQGILKTNNYERYTLNFAQDINITKNITFGYNIMGKYSNTKNPPGGIWRQLYTAPPVIPVRFADGAYGDPGYYGLGSSVSNPQVTLDYNNSTTKDYYAAGNAYLNIKLLRHLTWRSSVGGNYDENDGKNFTPIYKANANQISTHNTLSVSNNTAKNWIVDNTLSYANRFGDNNLMVMVGQEAQRLSSYGLNGTAVDGGLSANPQTWYLSLGQTTSSSDAPSLIKRSSYFSRATYSYKDRYTITGTLRSDASSVFTSNNGRALFPSIGGAWIVSNEGFMHNQKVFDILKLRGSWGVIGNDGIPANTGIQQATSAGLNIIYGNSGTISAGQSVASLIPAPLKWEKSEGSDIGLDAAFFNNKLSATADYYVKNTVNFLFPLQLLSSDGTSQTALIQNIGKLRNNGLELSLNWNDKVSKDFNYSVGGNISYNQNKFTQNTIGGNQMAYSGGTASTGGQLGTVTTLGQPIGVFYGYKVIGIFQSLSDVQAYKDADGNLYQPTAKPGDFKYAKLSNGGIGAISGNDREVLGNPNPKFFYGINTSFSYKNFDFALDFSGVSGVSIYNANKGLRYGNENFTQNFFDNRWHGQGTSNTNPSVNLGGGQNYYINSWYVENGSYFKLRNAQLGYTIHSTGFKKLGIEKLRVYINAQDPIIFTKYTGFSPEISGGSPGNQNIDNNVYPLSAIYNFGVNLTF, encoded by the coding sequence ATGAGAAGATTCAAACTTTTATTCTTATTAATATTTTTTGCGCCCTTAATTTCAATAGGGCAACAATTAAATATATCGGGCAGAGTAATAGATTCTTCTACGAATGCTCCGATTGGCAATGCCTCTATTTCTGTCTTAGGGACTAATCGAGGAACTATTGCAGATAGTTTAGGGCAGTTTTCTTTACAAGTTTCCCAAGGTCAAACAATGATTGTGAGTAGTATAAACTATATAACCAAATTTGTGGTGGTGGGAGATAATAGTTCTATAACGATTTTAATGCGTACAATTGCTGCCTCCACACTCAGCGATGTAATTGTGGTGGGTTACGGTACGCAACGTAAACTTGATGTTACAGGTTCAATTGCCGTAATTAAGGGAGATGAAATTGCTAAGCAAGCATCGGTAAGCCCCTTAAGTGGTTTGCAAGGCAAAGTGGCAGGAGTACAAATTACAAATAGCGGTTCGCCAGGATCTTCTCCCAATATTACCATTAGGGGACTCGGAACTTTTGTTGGAAACTCCAAACCACTTTATGTTGTAAATGGAGTTTGGTTAGATGATATTTCATTTCTTAATTCTGCAGATATTGAAACAATTAGTATTCTAAAAGACGCATCGAGCGAAGCTATTTATGGTGTAAGAGGAGCCAATGGCGTGGTATTGATTACTACTAAGAAAGGGGTCAAAAATGGTAATACCCATGTAAACTACAATGATTATGTCGGATATCAAGTGGCAAATAACCTTCCTAAAATGGTAGATGCATATGATTACGCTATATTGTTCAATGAGTTGACTAGAGCAAGTGGTGGTACTAATTTTTTAGATTCTTCTCAGTTTAGTACAGGTACTAATTGGTTTGACCAGACTTTGAGAAATGGTATCATCACCAACCATAATATCTCTGTTAGTGGTGGAGGAGAAAAAAATAATTTCAATTTATCACTTGGCTATTTGAATCAACAGGGAATTCTCAAAACCAATAACTACGAAAGATATACTTTGAATTTTGCTCAAGATATAAATATTACAAAAAATATCACTTTTGGATATAATATTATGGGTAAGTATAGCAATACCAAAAACCCTCCAGGAGGTATTTGGAGGCAGCTATATACAGCACCTCCGGTAATACCTGTTCGGTTTGCTGATGGCGCTTACGGTGACCCGGGATACTATGGTCTTGGCTCATCTGTATCAAATCCACAAGTAACTTTAGATTATAATAATTCTACTACAAAAGATTATTATGCTGCAGGTAATGCTTATTTAAATATTAAACTTTTACGACATTTAACTTGGCGTAGTAGTGTAGGTGGTAATTATGATGAAAATGATGGGAAGAATTTTACTCCTATATATAAGGCAAATGCAAACCAAATAAGCACGCACAATACGCTTAGTGTAAGTAATAATACTGCTAAAAATTGGATTGTGGATAATACACTTAGCTATGCCAATAGATTTGGCGATAATAACCTTATGGTAATGGTAGGTCAAGAAGCACAAAGACTTTCTTCTTACGGTCTTAATGGTACGGCTGTAGATGGTGGGCTTAGTGCAAATCCACAAACGTGGTATTTAAGTTTGGGTCAAACAACTTCCTCCTCAGATGCTCCTTCTTTAATTAAAAGATCCTCCTATTTTAGCAGAGCAACCTATTCATATAAAGACCGTTATACCATTACAGGTACATTACGTTCCGATGCGAGCTCTGTGTTTACCAGCAATAATGGAAGAGCCCTATTCCCATCAATTGGTGGTGCTTGGATTGTCTCAAATGAGGGCTTTATGCACAATCAAAAAGTATTTGATATTTTGAAACTCAGAGGGAGTTGGGGTGTCATTGGTAACGATGGAATTCCAGCAAATACTGGTATTCAACAGGCCACTTCTGCAGGTCTAAATATTATCTATGGGAATTCTGGAACAATTTCGGCAGGTCAAAGCGTTGCAAGTTTAATACCCGCACCGTTGAAATGGGAAAAAAGTGAAGGTTCAGATATAGGGCTAGATGCTGCTTTCTTTAATAATAAATTAAGTGCAACTGCTGATTATTATGTGAAAAATACAGTGAACTTTCTTTTCCCATTGCAGTTATTAAGTTCAGATGGCACCTCTCAAACAGCTTTGATTCAAAATATTGGTAAGTTAAGAAACAATGGTTTAGAGTTATCACTCAATTGGAACGATAAAGTAAGTAAAGATTTTAATTATAGTGTAGGAGGTAATATTTCTTACAATCAAAATAAATTTACGCAAAACACGATTGGCGGTAATCAAATGGCTTATTCTGGAGGCACTGCTTCTACAGGTGGTCAATTGGGCACAGTCACCACTTTGGGACAACCTATTGGTGTATTTTATGGGTATAAAGTAATTGGTATTTTCCAATCACTGAGTGATGTACAAGCATACAAAGATGCTGATGGGAATTTATATCAACCAACAGCAAAACCTGGTGATTTTAAATACGCTAAATTATCCAATGGAGGAATAGGGGCGATTAGTGGTAATGATCGTGAGGTGCTTGGAAATCCCAACCCTAAGTTTTTCTATGGTATTAATACGAGTTTTTCTTATAAAAACTTCGATTTTGCCTTGGATTTTAGCGGCGTTTCAGGTGTAAGTATTTATAACGCTAATAAGGGCTTGAGGTATGGCAACGAAAATTTCACACAAAACTTTTTTGACAATCGCTGGCATGGTCAGGGCACCTCTAACACTAATCCTTCTGTAAATTTAGGTGGGGGTCAAAACTATTATATAAATTCTTGGTATGTTGAAAATGGCAGCTATTTCAAATTAAGAAATGCACAATTGGGCTATACTATTCATTCAACTGGGTTTAAAAAATTGGGTATAGAAAAATTGAGAGTATATATCAATGCTCAAGACCCAATCATATTCACTAAATATACCGGATTTTCTCCTGAAATTTCAGGTGGAAGCCCAGGCAATCAAAATATTGATAATAATGTTTATCCTTTATCTGCCATATATAATTTTGGCGTAAACCTTACATTCTAA